A stretch of Mucilaginibacter terrae DNA encodes these proteins:
- the fcl gene encoding GDP-L-fucose synthase encodes MEKSAKIYIAGHRGMVGSAIKRKLENEGFTNFVVRGSSELDLRNQQAVSDFFEQEKPDYVFLAAAKVGGIVANNTYRADFLYDNLQIQNNIIHSSYVNEVKKLMFLGSSCIYPKMAHQPLKEDYLLTGPLEDTNEPYAIAKIAGIKMCDAYRAQYGCNYISVMPTNLYGYNDNYHPQNSHVLPAMIRRFHEAKEQGLPSVTIWGTGTPKREFLFADDLAEACYYLMQNFNESGLVNIGTGVDLSIKELAELVKEVVGFEGEILLDTTKPDGTPRKLMDVSKLHATGWKHTIELPEGIKLAYEDFLSKQQVTER; translated from the coding sequence ATGGAAAAAAGCGCTAAAATATATATAGCAGGCCATAGGGGTATGGTAGGTTCGGCCATTAAGCGTAAGCTTGAAAACGAGGGCTTTACCAACTTTGTAGTTCGCGGTTCATCAGAATTGGATTTACGCAATCAACAAGCTGTTTCCGATTTTTTTGAACAGGAAAAACCCGATTATGTTTTTTTAGCAGCAGCCAAGGTAGGAGGCATCGTAGCCAATAATACTTATCGTGCCGATTTTTTGTACGATAACCTGCAGATACAAAATAACATCATTCACTCTTCATATGTTAATGAGGTGAAAAAACTGATGTTCTTAGGTTCAAGCTGTATTTATCCTAAAATGGCCCATCAGCCTTTAAAGGAAGATTACCTGCTTACCGGCCCATTGGAAGATACTAACGAACCTTATGCCATTGCCAAAATCGCTGGTATTAAAATGTGCGATGCTTATCGGGCTCAGTACGGCTGTAACTATATATCAGTGATGCCTACTAATTTGTACGGATATAATGATAACTACCATCCGCAAAATTCGCATGTGCTTCCGGCCATGATCCGCAGGTTTCATGAGGCAAAAGAACAAGGTTTGCCAAGTGTTACCATATGGGGTACAGGTACGCCTAAACGCGAGTTTTTATTTGCTGATGATTTGGCCGAGGCTTGCTATTACCTGATGCAGAATTTTAATGAATCAGGTTTAGTAAATATTGGTACGGGAGTGGATTTATCTATTAAAGAACTGGCCGAACTGGTTAAAGAGGTTGTAGGTTTTGAAGGAGAAATTTTGCTTGATACAACCAAACCCGATGGAACGCCACGTAAATTAATGGATGTATCAAAACTACATGCCACAGGCTGGAAACACACCATAGAATTACCCGAAGGCATTAAGCTGGCTTACGAAGATTTTTTGAGTAAACAGCAAGTTACCGAACGATAA
- a CDS encoding DUF3467 domain-containing protein, whose translation MEETNENQLNIELTEEIAEGIYSNLAVITHSNAEFVLDFIRVMPGVPKAKVKSRIILTPEHAKRLLSALEDNIEKFEAVNGRIKIQPENPGFPMNFGGTMGQA comes from the coding sequence ATGGAAGAGACAAATGAAAATCAGTTGAATATTGAGTTAACTGAAGAGATAGCAGAAGGCATATATTCAAATCTGGCTGTCATAACTCATTCAAACGCTGAATTTGTGTTAGATTTCATTAGGGTTATGCCGGGTGTACCAAAAGCCAAAGTTAAATCGCGAATAATCTTAACACCGGAGCATGCCAAACGCCTGCTTTCGGCCTTAGAGGACAATATAGAGAAGTTTGAAGCGGTAAATGGTCGTATTAAAATTCAACCTGAAAATCCTGGGTTTCCGATGAATTTTGGTGGAACCATGGGGCAAGCTTAG
- the porK gene encoding type IX secretion system lipoprotein PorK/GldK, translating to MNIKFSQVALTLSAALALTACHTNKRLEGMDKVSTSKTTLQTLTPLAPHGMVFVPAGSIIEKDVVTDTTMAVDTVPRTVTVSAFFMDQTEVTNKQYRTFVDWVADSVAVTDYLKDAKYFHKVKKTSVKAKKGSGKNQQTVDIPTFADTSKTIDWTKVGGRTPLWQSNDPVIKGALYGKLYTMENGKPTLIKDAVVYRFDRLSVNRSGVSKYITDTVAIAPNTKVWSNDFPNSQMEMMDNNYYTNKSYDEHPVVGVNWKQARAYTDWRSKMIYATTGERSLARLYNLRFNLPTEAQWEYAASKDLKPDEFDKLSTVNLKDKKTKKNVDMLAVNFKQQEGDYRKDGGTFTMHVKSYAPNSLGLYNMMGNVSEWTLDAFSPSYRELVHDLNPVLLYDAADNESEAMRRKVIRGGSWKDNGNMLTPSTRNYEIQNVSHSYIGFRCVMPAPDIVIEQTKTRKLAKSK from the coding sequence ATGAATATTAAGTTTTCACAGGTCGCACTTACACTTTCGGCAGCATTAGCCCTAACCGCTTGTCATACAAATAAGCGCTTAGAGGGTATGGACAAAGTAAGCACGTCAAAAACCACGTTGCAAACATTAACACCTCTTGCACCTCATGGCATGGTGTTCGTACCGGCAGGTTCAATTATCGAAAAAGATGTAGTTACCGATACTACTATGGCGGTTGACACAGTACCACGTACTGTAACCGTGAGTGCATTCTTTATGGACCAAACCGAGGTAACCAACAAACAATACCGCACCTTTGTGGATTGGGTTGCCGATTCGGTTGCTGTTACCGACTATCTTAAAGATGCCAAATACTTCCATAAAGTAAAAAAGACTTCTGTAAAAGCTAAAAAAGGAAGTGGTAAAAACCAACAAACCGTTGATATACCAACCTTTGCCGATACCAGCAAAACTATTGACTGGACTAAAGTTGGCGGCAGAACACCGCTATGGCAAAGTAATGATCCGGTTATTAAAGGCGCATTATATGGTAAACTTTACACCATGGAAAATGGTAAACCCACGCTTATTAAAGATGCGGTTGTTTATCGTTTCGACAGGTTATCTGTTAACCGTTCGGGTGTAAGCAAATATATTACCGATACTGTTGCCATTGCACCCAACACTAAAGTATGGTCAAACGACTTTCCTAATTCTCAGATGGAGATGATGGATAATAATTACTATACCAATAAAAGCTATGATGAGCACCCGGTAGTTGGCGTTAACTGGAAACAGGCCCGTGCTTATACCGACTGGAGAAGCAAAATGATTTATGCTACCACCGGCGAACGCTCACTGGCCCGTTTGTATAATTTACGCTTTAACCTGCCAACCGAAGCTCAATGGGAATATGCAGCCTCTAAGGATTTAAAACCTGACGAATTTGATAAACTATCAACCGTTAACCTTAAAGATAAAAAAACCAAGAAAAACGTTGACATGCTTGCTGTTAACTTTAAACAGCAGGAAGGTGATTACCGCAAAGACGGTGGTACTTTTACCATGCATGTTAAATCATACGCACCAAATTCATTGGGTTTATATAATATGATGGGTAATGTTTCTGAGTGGACCCTGGATGCTTTCAGTCCTTCATACAGAGAGCTGGTGCATGACTTAAACCCGGTATTGCTATATGATGCAGCCGATAATGAAAGCGAGGCAATGCGCCGTAAAGTTATCAGAGGTGGTTCATGGAAAGACAATGGCAACATGCTTACTCCATCAACCCGCAACTACGAAATACAAAACGTATCGCACTCGTACATCGGTTTTAGATGTGTGATGCCCGCACCTGACATTGTTATTGAGCAAACTAAAACCAGAAAACTGGCCAAAAGCAAATAA
- a CDS encoding UDP-glucose dehydrogenase family protein, whose translation MKIAVVGTGYVGLVTGTCLAETGNEVICVDINEKKVEMMKAGKLPIYEPGLEQLFHRNIAQDRLKFTSNLAEGIAEAKIIFLALPTPPGGDGAADLSYVLGAAGDIAKIITEYKVIVTKSTVPVGTADKVTAAMQQHAAPGVEYAVVSNPEFLREGVAVEDFMKPDRVVVGTTDERARKLMAELYGPYVRQGNPIIFMDERSSELTKYAANSFLATKISFMNEIANLCELVGADVDMVRRGIGADDRIGKRFLFAGIGYGGSCFPKDVQALAKSAEENQYDFRILNSVMEVNEIQKNVLTEKVKKYYKGDLKGKHFALWGLAFKPETDDIREAPALYIIDSLLAAGATVSAFDPEGMNNVQTLLGDKITYAANQYDALKDADALLIVTEWSLFRTPDFGRIEELLKAKVIFDGRNLYDLDKMIDCGFYYNSIGRKEVK comes from the coding sequence ATGAAAATAGCCGTAGTAGGAACGGGGTATGTAGGTTTAGTAACCGGTACCTGTTTAGCAGAAACCGGTAACGAAGTTATATGCGTTGACATTAACGAGAAAAAGGTAGAAATGATGAAGGCCGGTAAGCTGCCCATTTATGAGCCTGGCCTGGAGCAACTGTTCCATCGTAATATTGCGCAAGACCGCTTGAAGTTCACATCGAACCTGGCAGAAGGTATTGCCGAAGCTAAAATCATTTTCTTAGCATTGCCAACTCCTCCGGGTGGCGATGGTGCTGCCGATTTGAGCTATGTGCTTGGCGCTGCCGGCGATATAGCTAAAATTATTACAGAGTATAAAGTAATTGTAACTAAATCAACTGTACCTGTAGGCACAGCCGATAAGGTGACAGCTGCCATGCAGCAACATGCCGCACCGGGTGTTGAATATGCTGTGGTAAGTAATCCTGAGTTTTTACGCGAGGGTGTGGCCGTAGAAGACTTTATGAAACCCGACCGTGTAGTAGTTGGTACCACTGATGAACGTGCACGCAAACTGATGGCCGAATTATATGGTCCTTACGTTCGTCAGGGTAATCCTATCATCTTCATGGATGAACGTAGTTCTGAGCTTACCAAGTATGCTGCCAACTCTTTCCTGGCTACCAAAATTTCGTTCATGAACGAAATTGCCAACTTATGTGAATTAGTAGGTGCTGATGTGGATATGGTACGCAGAGGTATTGGTGCCGATGACCGTATTGGTAAACGCTTCCTGTTTGCGGGTATAGGCTACGGCGGTTCATGTTTCCCTAAAGACGTGCAGGCGCTGGCTAAATCGGCCGAGGAAAACCAGTATGACTTTAGAATTCTGAACTCGGTAATGGAGGTGAACGAGATACAGAAAAACGTACTCACCGAAAAAGTGAAGAAATACTATAAAGGTGATCTTAAAGGCAAGCACTTTGCTTTGTGGGGACTGGCCTTTAAACCGGAAACTGACGATATTCGCGAGGCACCGGCATTGTATATAATTGATTCGTTATTAGCCGCAGGAGCAACTGTATCAGCTTTCGATCCTGAAGGTATGAACAATGTACAGACTTTATTGGGCGATAAGATAACTTATGCAGCTAACCAGTATGATGCCTTAAAAGACGCTGATGCATTATTAATAGTTACAGAATGGTCATTATTCCGTACTCCTGATTTTGGTAGGATAGAAGAATTACTGAAAGCAAAGGTTATATTTGATGGTCGTAACCTGTACGATTTGGACAAAATGATAGATTGTGGTTTTTACTACAACAGTATCGGACGCAAGGAAGTAAAATAA
- a CDS encoding UDP-glucuronic acid decarboxylase family protein, whose translation MKGKRVLITGAAGFLGSHLCDRFIKEGCNVIGMDNLITGDLKNIEHLFKLKEFEFYHHDVSSYVHVPGQLDYILHFASPASPIDYLKIPIQTLKVGSLGTHNLLGLAKTKNARILVASTSEIYGDPNVNPQPEEYWGNVNPVGPRGVYDEAKRFQEAITMAYHTFHGVETRIIRIFNTYGPRMRLNDGRVLPAFIGQALRGEPLTMFGDGSQTRAFCYVDDLVEGIYRLLLSDYVQPMNIGNPDEITIKEFGEEIIKLTGTDQKLVGKPLPTDDPKQRRPDITKAKAILGWEPKVSRQEGLKITYEYFKSLPQHVIEHKEFSDYNK comes from the coding sequence ATTAAAGGAAAAAGAGTACTTATTACAGGAGCAGCAGGCTTCTTAGGGTCGCATTTATGTGACAGGTTTATTAAGGAAGGCTGTAATGTAATAGGTATGGATAACCTCATTACCGGCGACCTAAAGAACATCGAGCACCTGTTTAAACTCAAAGAATTTGAGTTCTACCACCATGATGTATCATCATATGTGCATGTACCGGGCCAGCTGGATTACATCCTGCACTTTGCCAGCCCTGCATCGCCAATTGATTACCTTAAGATCCCTATCCAAACGCTTAAAGTAGGCTCGTTAGGTACTCATAACCTTTTAGGTTTGGCCAAGACTAAAAATGCCCGTATCCTGGTAGCCAGTACTTCAGAAATTTACGGTGACCCTAACGTAAACCCGCAACCCGAGGAATATTGGGGGAATGTAAACCCGGTAGGCCCACGTGGGGTGTACGATGAGGCCAAACGCTTCCAGGAAGCCATTACCATGGCTTACCACACATTCCACGGTGTAGAGACCCGTATCATCCGTATCTTCAATACCTACGGCCCGCGCATGCGCCTGAACGACGGACGCGTATTGCCAGCATTTATTGGCCAGGCCTTAAGGGGCGAGCCATTGACTATGTTTGGTGATGGTTCACAAACCCGTGCATTTTGTTATGTAGATGATTTGGTGGAAGGCATATACCGCCTGCTATTGAGCGACTATGTACAACCTATGAACATAGGCAACCCGGATGAGATAACCATCAAAGAATTTGGAGAGGAGATCATCAAGTTAACCGGTACCGACCAAAAGCTGGTAGGCAAACCACTGCCAACTGATGATCCTAAGCAAAGACGCCCGGATATTACCAAAGCTAAAGCCATTTTAGGCTGGGAGCCAAAGGTAAGCCGTCAGGAAGGTTTGAAAATTACTTACGAGTATTTCAAATCACTCCCACAGCACGTTATTGAACATAAGGAGTTCTCCGATTACAATAAGTAG
- a CDS encoding WcaI family glycosyltransferase, translated as MKNEKILLISHNFSPEPTGIGKYNGEMIEWLSKQGYECTVITTFPYYPYWKVQAPYTNRWYKKEVIVMGEKGAPVTVYRCPSFIPKNPTGKKRMIQDMSFWLFKIWVVFKMLLSSNKFDLIITVAPPFHLAYLGLLIRNYKGGKLLYHIQDLQIEAAQDLQMLSSNKLIDRLYTIERDILAKADFVSTISEGMKDKVSVKVDKPVHFFPNWADTTYFYPVDNRGSLKSKWGYQDTDLIFLYSGAIGEKQGLENVIHAADLLKKESDIKFIICGSGPYKDKLVKMAEEKGLNSINFLPVQDKEVFNEFLNLGDFHLVLQKANAGDLVMPSKLTTILAVGGTSIVTCSPGTSLYNVVDKYDLGYIIEPESYEALANVILRIKENPEGALVKRHNARDYALQYLNIDNVMENFVGDFLPKPEIKEAINN; from the coding sequence ATGAAAAACGAAAAAATTCTGTTAATAAGCCATAACTTTTCACCAGAGCCAACAGGCATTGGTAAGTATAATGGCGAAATGATAGAATGGCTTTCAAAACAGGGTTATGAATGTACAGTTATTACAACATTTCCATACTATCCATACTGGAAAGTACAGGCGCCTTATACTAACAGGTGGTATAAGAAGGAGGTAATTGTTATGGGTGAAAAAGGTGCGCCTGTTACTGTATATCGTTGCCCATCATTTATCCCCAAAAACCCAACTGGTAAAAAACGTATGATTCAGGACATGTCTTTTTGGCTGTTCAAAATATGGGTTGTGTTTAAAATGCTACTGTCATCAAATAAATTTGATTTGATAATAACTGTAGCGCCACCTTTCCATTTAGCTTATTTAGGCTTGTTAATAAGAAATTATAAGGGTGGAAAACTGCTTTATCATATACAGGATTTGCAAATTGAAGCCGCGCAGGATTTGCAAATGTTATCAAGCAACAAGTTGATTGATAGATTATATACTATAGAACGTGATATTTTAGCCAAGGCAGATTTTGTGAGTACCATATCTGAAGGGATGAAGGATAAGGTAAGTGTGAAGGTTGACAAGCCGGTGCATTTTTTTCCTAACTGGGCCGATACAACTTATTTTTATCCGGTTGATAACAGGGGGTCACTAAAATCCAAATGGGGATATCAGGACACTGATCTTATTTTTTTATACTCAGGGGCTATAGGCGAGAAACAAGGTCTTGAGAATGTGATACATGCTGCCGATTTGTTAAAGAAGGAATCTGATATTAAGTTTATTATTTGCGGTTCGGGGCCTTATAAAGATAAGCTTGTAAAAATGGCTGAAGAGAAAGGCCTGAATTCCATAAATTTCCTACCCGTTCAGGATAAAGAGGTATTTAATGAATTTTTAAACCTTGGCGATTTTCACCTCGTGTTGCAAAAGGCTAACGCCGGTGATTTGGTTATGCCATCAAAACTTACCACAATTTTGGCCGTAGGGGGCACAAGCATCGTTACTTGTTCACCGGGCACTTCTTTGTACAATGTGGTTGATAAGTACGATTTGGGTTACATAATTGAACCTGAAAGTTATGAAGCTTTGGCTAATGTAATTTTAAGGATTAAGGAAAATCCGGAGGGGGCATTAGTCAAAAGGCATAATGCGCGCGATTATGCCTTGCAATATTTAAACATCGACAATGTGATGGAGAATTTTGTGGGTGACTTTTTGCCAAAGCCGGAGATAAAAGAAGCAATCAATAATTAA
- the porN gene encoding type IX secretion system ring protein PorN/GldN gives MKNLAHKIYVTAFCLLALVAVSNTADAQKKRTSKKSTKRTTTKPKAKTTAPKTDYNTQAPAVTETTPVATPPVNAQTTLPKDSLPTDSLPPMDGFFKSEMFNNAKAYNYPAISSRDARFYKRIWRDIDVNDPKNALFNVPGATLAEIVLEGLRTGKITAYEPSATNNDSTFAKRINVLNALSRFQDSTMVDQFDANGNKIGSKMVLNDFNPASITKFRTKEDIYFDKKRSMVVTRIIGIAPLKAISAGGSIVGEAPVFWLYFPQCRDFFATKDVSDPDRNLYDTSLDDIFLQKRYTSTIVRETGSNTQRTTAQIASATGVLPGATAADVINGEQDKTAKSKSIESKIQNFKAKTWSYDIQKTPTAAEKKAAEKAQKEAEKAQKAAEKAASKPAKTPTTTTPTKN, from the coding sequence ATGAAAAATTTAGCACATAAGATTTACGTAACTGCTTTTTGCCTCTTAGCCCTTGTAGCGGTTAGCAATACGGCTGATGCACAAAAGAAGCGCACAAGCAAAAAAAGCACTAAACGTACCACTACTAAGCCAAAGGCAAAAACTACCGCTCCTAAAACAGACTATAACACGCAAGCTCCGGCCGTAACAGAAACTACACCTGTTGCTACACCTCCGGTAAATGCCCAAACCACTCTGCCTAAAGATTCGCTTCCAACCGATTCTTTGCCGCCGATGGATGGTTTCTTTAAAAGCGAAATGTTTAATAACGCAAAGGCGTATAACTATCCTGCAATTAGCTCACGCGATGCACGTTTTTACAAACGTATTTGGAGAGACATTGACGTTAACGACCCTAAAAACGCTTTATTCAATGTTCCGGGTGCTACCCTTGCCGAGATTGTTTTAGAAGGATTACGTACAGGTAAAATTACCGCTTACGAGCCAAGCGCAACCAATAACGACAGTACTTTTGCTAAACGTATTAATGTATTAAACGCATTATCACGCTTCCAAGACAGTACCATGGTTGATCAGTTTGATGCTAACGGTAATAAAATTGGGTCTAAGATGGTATTGAACGATTTTAATCCTGCGTCAATTACTAAATTCAGAACCAAAGAAGATATTTACTTTGATAAGAAACGTTCAATGGTTGTAACCCGCATTATTGGTATTGCCCCGCTAAAAGCTATTTCAGCAGGTGGTTCAATAGTAGGCGAAGCACCGGTGTTCTGGTTATACTTCCCTCAGTGCCGCGACTTTTTTGCAACCAAAGACGTATCAGATCCTGACCGTAACTTATACGATACCAGCCTTGACGATATCTTCCTTCAAAAAAGATACACCAGCACTATCGTTCGCGAAACAGGTTCAAACACCCAGCGTACAACTGCCCAAATAGCTTCTGCTACGGGAGTGTTACCTGGTGCTACTGCTGCTGATGTTATCAATGGTGAGCAAGATAAAACTGCTAAATCAAAGTCTATCGAAAGCAAGATCCAAAACTTTAAAGCTAAAACCTGGAGCTACGATATTCAGAAAACACCTACTGCTGCTGAGAAGAAAGCTGCCGAGAAAGCACAGAAAGAGGCTGAAAAGGCTCAAAAAGCTGCTGAGAAAGCTGCTAGTAAACCAGCTAAAACACCAACTACGACTACTCCTACCAAAAACTAA
- the gmd gene encoding GDP-mannose 4,6-dehydratase → MKKALLTGITGQDGAYLTELLLSKGYEVHGIKRRSSLFNTDRIDHLYQDPHEPHPSLVLHYGDLSDSTNLIRIIQQVQPDEIYNLGAMSHVKVSFDTPEYTANADGIGTLRLLEAIRILGLEKKTRIYQASTSELYGLVQAVPQSETTPFYPRSPYAVAKMYAYWITVNYREAYGMFACNGILFNHESPLRGETFVTRKITRATAKIAMGLQDKLYLGNLDAQRDWGHAKDYVEAMYLILQQDTPEDFVIATGVTTRVREFVRMAFAEVGITIEFKGEGVEEKGYVVSCSHSDYQLEAGTEVVAVDPKYFRPTEVELLIGDPTKSKTKLGWTPKHDLASLVKDMMTSDVELFRKERLLRESGYQIKNQFE, encoded by the coding sequence ATGAAGAAAGCATTATTAACAGGTATAACAGGGCAGGACGGAGCCTACTTAACAGAATTACTGTTAAGCAAGGGATACGAAGTGCATGGTATCAAACGCCGCAGCTCGTTATTCAATACCGATCGTATTGACCACTTGTACCAAGACCCCCATGAACCACATCCGAGTTTAGTATTACACTATGGAGATTTAAGTGATTCAACCAACTTGATCCGCATTATACAACAGGTTCAGCCCGATGAGATATATAACTTAGGTGCCATGAGCCACGTTAAAGTGAGCTTTGACACTCCTGAATATACTGCAAATGCCGATGGTATTGGTACTTTACGTTTGTTAGAGGCTATCCGTATTTTAGGTTTGGAGAAAAAAACACGTATTTACCAGGCATCTACTTCAGAACTTTACGGTTTGGTACAAGCTGTGCCGCAGTCTGAAACTACACCGTTTTATCCACGTAGCCCTTACGCCGTGGCTAAAATGTATGCCTACTGGATCACAGTTAACTACCGCGAAGCTTATGGTATGTTTGCATGCAATGGCATCTTGTTTAACCACGAGAGCCCGTTACGTGGTGAGACTTTTGTAACCCGTAAAATTACCCGCGCAACAGCTAAAATTGCTATGGGTTTACAAGATAAATTATACTTAGGTAACCTTGATGCACAGCGCGATTGGGGCCATGCGAAAGATTATGTAGAGGCTATGTACCTCATACTGCAGCAGGATACTCCTGAAGACTTTGTAATTGCTACCGGCGTAACTACGCGCGTACGTGAATTTGTACGTATGGCATTTGCTGAAGTGGGCATAACTATTGAATTTAAAGGCGAGGGTGTTGAAGAGAAAGGTTATGTAGTAAGCTGCAGTCACTCCGATTACCAGTTAGAAGCAGGTACCGAGGTTGTAGCTGTTGATCCTAAATATTTCCGCCCTACTGAGGTTGAGTTATTAATTGGTGACCCAACCAAGTCAAAAACAAAATTAGGCTGGACTCCAAAGCACGATTTAGCTTCATTAGTAAAAGATATGATGACTTCAGACGTAGAGTTATTCCGTAAAGAAAGATTACTGCGCGAGTCTGGCTATCAAATCAAAAATCAGTTCGAATAA